In one window of Bos mutus isolate GX-2022 chromosome 13, NWIPB_WYAK_1.1, whole genome shotgun sequence DNA:
- the LOC138990484 gene encoding uncharacterized protein: MHTGPQPPRSVAAGLIGKSAPSLRASREPRTLGSSACRTAINHRDSPFFPRPASPPQEWSPRPSAVRPRTPSPRACSRGVPLPTTLRAEAPGGFPLGKTILAQSRRPYSLVPPSPCVPTTPEPLDCQAPQVSSRGEERARTSTPRPEPCKAPARVRPLGGLQALGVQAQGVGSPLLPPLTSHRPSPQVSERGATRAPRTGAGMTCPAREALLAEEEEAGEGRALCLPRVLPRLQLGPSPSPSRPPELWSDGAEEPRGRGRRLRDPGPPPPCPPAPHPPPRTAHPAPRDAQPLRSPRQPAPRRQGGELRQKVDLTRREPRWPGSRPTSAPPPRFARSPGESQAVVPGDKAQRPLSICSSSRLHEHVHPPSTEPAPPPRRNPRSAARAGSPSPGSPSGARRFVPALNAPGACRAMLCSSSLHRGPPGIVSA; encoded by the exons atgcacacggGGCCTCAGCCGCCTCGCAGCGTGGCGGCTGGTCTCATCGGCAAGTCTGCCCCGAGCCTGAGAGCCAGCCGGGAGCCAC GAACCCTGGGCTCCTCCGCCTGCCGCACCGCCATCAATCACCGCGACAGCCCCTTCTTTCCCCGGCCGGCCTCTCCCCCGCAGGAGTGG TCCCCGCGGCCGTCCGCCGTGCGCCCGCGCACCCCGAGCCCCCGCGCCTGCAGCCGCGGTGTCCCCCTCCCCACTACCCTCCGCGCAGAGGCCCCGGGAGGATTCCCGCTGGGAAAGACCATCCTGGCCCAGTCCCGGCGCCCCTACTCCCTGGTGCCCCCTTCCCCGTGCGTCCCCACGACCCCAGAGCCGCTCGATTGCCAGGCCCCCCAGGTCTCCTCCAGAGGGGAGGAGCGTGCGAGGACTAGCACCCCGCGCCCCGAACCCTGCAAAGCCCCCGCCCGCGTGCGCCCGTTGGGGGGTCTCCAGGCGCTTGGGGTGCAGGCCCAGGGGGTGGGGTCTCCGCTGCTGCCGCCCCTTACCTCGCACAGGCCCTCCCCGCAGGTCTCGGAGAGGGGGGCGACCCGAGCCCCGCGGACCGGCGCCGGGATGACTTGCCCCGCCCGGGAGGCGCTGTTGgcggaggaagaggaggcaggcGAGGGAAGGGCTTTGTGTTTGCCTCGCGTCCTCCCTCGGCTCCAGCTCGGgccatccccctcccccagccgccCTCCCGAACTCTGGAGCGATGGGGCGGAGGAGCCGAGGGGGCGAGGAAGGCGCCTGCGCGACCCGGGTccacccccgccctgcccccccgccccccaccccccaccccgtacCGCCCACCCTGCGCCCCGGGACGCGCAGCCTCTACGCTCACCCCGGCAGCCGGCGCCCCGGCGGCAGGGCGGAGAGCTGCGGCAGAAAGTTGATCTAACCCGGCGCGAACCCCGCTGGCCCGGCTCCCGACCCACCTCGGCGCCGCCGCCGCGCTTTGCTCGCTCCCCCGGGGAGAGCCAGGCTGTTGTTCCCGGAGACAAGGCCCAGCGTCCCCTTTCGATCTGCTCATCCTCCCGGCTGCATGAACACGTGCACCCCCCCTCCACGGAACCAGCCCCACCGCCCCGCCGCAATCCCCGATCCGCCGCGCGGGCTGGGAGCCCTAGTCCCGGAAGCCCGAGTGGGGCGCGGCGCTTTGTCCCCGCTTTGAACGCGCCGGGTGCCTGCCGCGCGATGTTGTGCTCGTCTTCGCTGCATAGGGGGCCGCCTGGGATTGTTTCTGCATGA